A genomic stretch from Polaromonas hydrogenivorans includes:
- a CDS encoding LysR substrate-binding domain-containing protein, whose translation MELRHLRYFIAAAEEEHFGRASDRMHVTRPAISQIVADLENELGVSLFDRLPHRVKLTAAGQTLLPRLQTIMSDLNQALIMAKRVGEGKSGALNIGYGSLTLLHPIFRASIKRFIERYPEVTLSLSEIVSLEQHKAIVDGKIHAGFMHFSPQTGTAHKKAQAQILPEGAKAFDHFLIQYGGLGVAMPHDHPLAKRKSLSLVDLANEHFVVVPRSSVSPSYGQLFTLCQKEGFEPHVVQEVATIATQLNLVSVGVGIGVTMIGKHFTYPEGVVVVKLKDISYKTTFELGWIKGTTEPALNQFIEIVKELAVSMELEDSPQ comes from the coding sequence ATGGAACTCAGACATTTACGCTACTTTATCGCGGCTGCGGAAGAGGAGCACTTTGGTCGCGCCTCTGATCGCATGCACGTCACCCGCCCTGCGATTTCACAGATCGTTGCCGACCTTGAAAACGAGTTGGGTGTCTCCCTTTTCGACCGCTTGCCTCACCGGGTGAAGCTGACAGCGGCGGGGCAAACGCTCTTGCCGCGCCTGCAAACCATCATGAGCGATCTCAACCAGGCCCTGATCATGGCAAAGCGCGTGGGAGAGGGAAAAAGCGGCGCCTTGAATATCGGCTACGGCTCGCTGACGTTGCTGCACCCGATATTCCGCGCGTCCATCAAGAGATTTATTGAACGATACCCGGAAGTCACACTCTCACTGTCGGAAATTGTCAGTTTAGAGCAGCACAAGGCGATCGTCGACGGCAAGATACATGCAGGCTTCATGCACTTTAGTCCACAAACGGGGACTGCCCACAAGAAAGCACAAGCCCAGATCCTCCCAGAAGGAGCGAAGGCATTTGACCATTTCCTGATTCAATACGGCGGACTCGGCGTTGCGATGCCACACGACCATCCGTTGGCAAAAAGAAAATCCTTATCGCTCGTGGATCTGGCCAACGAACACTTCGTGGTCGTGCCGCGCTCAAGCGTCAGCCCGAGCTACGGCCAGCTTTTCACTTTATGCCAAAAGGAGGGCTTCGAACCCCATGTCGTTCAAGAGGTCGCTACCATTGCAACACAGCTCAATCTGGTATCCGTTGGCGTTGGCATAGGCGTGACGATGATAGGAAAACACTTTACCTACCCCGAGGGTGTCGTCGTTGTGAAATTGAAAGACATCAGCTACAAAACAACATTTGAACTCGGCTGGATCAAAGGGACGACCGAACCTGCGCTAAATCAATTCATCGAGATCGTCAAAGAATTGGCCGTCAGCATGGAACTGGAAGATAGCCCGCAGTGA
- a CDS encoding alpha/beta fold hydrolase — protein MALLRECLRGVRTLHGENMPPPLCMRSTVSEPGFNSGRIMQTRTPLPGTPQPMHVWKGYRGVALAGDSWGDPKGPLVLLLHGLGQTRHAWRFTGQLLGKAGYHAVAFDARGHGDSDWAPDGDYTRESMVCDLCCLVQALGGKRPILLGASMGGATSLVAVGERYIDASALILVDIVPTTESEGVARIKSFMKQNAEGFVSLEHVAETVNRYRPPTRGSGNLAGLAKNVRLGADGKYHWHWDPLLMARLPVPKDRLVESARRLSLPTLLVRGGHSDVVSEQGVSDFLALCPHSEYINVAGAGHMVAGDRNDTFGEAALDFLQRKVPAAAY, from the coding sequence ATGGCGCTGCTGCGGGAATGCCTGCGGGGAGTGCGAACTCTGCATGGCGAGAACATGCCGCCGCCGCTGTGCATGCGCAGTACGGTCAGTGAACCAGGGTTCAATTCGGGACGCATCATGCAAACACGCACACCACTGCCGGGCACGCCGCAGCCCATGCATGTTTGGAAAGGCTACCGAGGGGTCGCTCTTGCAGGGGATTCCTGGGGTGATCCCAAAGGTCCGCTGGTGCTGCTCCTGCACGGTTTGGGCCAGACGCGCCATGCCTGGCGCTTTACCGGACAACTGCTCGGTAAGGCGGGATACCACGCGGTCGCATTCGATGCCAGAGGCCACGGCGATTCCGACTGGGCGCCAGACGGGGACTATACGCGAGAGTCCATGGTTTGCGACCTCTGCTGTTTGGTTCAAGCGCTGGGCGGCAAACGCCCAATTTTGCTCGGTGCGTCGATGGGCGGCGCCACAAGCCTCGTTGCGGTGGGAGAGCGTTACATCGATGCCAGCGCGCTGATTCTTGTCGACATTGTCCCGACCACGGAGTCAGAGGGAGTCGCGAGGATCAAAAGCTTCATGAAGCAGAACGCCGAAGGGTTTGTGTCTCTGGAGCATGTTGCCGAAACGGTCAACCGCTACCGTCCGCCCACCAGGGGCTCAGGCAACTTGGCAGGGTTGGCCAAGAATGTGCGACTGGGTGCCGATGGCAAATACCATTGGCACTGGGATCCTTTGCTCATGGCGAGGCTGCCGGTGCCCAAAGATCGCCTTGTCGAAAGCGCTCGTCGCCTGAGCCTGCCTACCTTGCTGGTTCGAGGCGGGCACTCGGACGTGGTCAGCGAACAGGGTGTGAGTGACTTCCTGGCCTTATGCCCCCACAGCGAATACATCAATGTGGCGGGTGCCGGTCACATGGTAGCGGGTGATCGGAACGATACTTTTGGCGAGGCAGCACTTGATTTTCTCCAGCGCAAGGTGCCTGCTGCAGCGTACTGA
- a CDS encoding electron transfer flavoprotein subunit alpha/FixB family protein has protein sequence MTSLVIAEHDHASIRPATLNTVTAASQCGGEVHVLVAGKDAAAAAQAASQISGVTKVIHVEGEHFAHGLAENMAGQVLAIASAYSHLLFPATASGKNIAPRVAALLDVAQISDITKVDSLDTFERPIYAGNAIAIVQSLDATKVITVRTTGFDAAAATGGAASIETLNGVADSGKSSFLGSEIAKSDRPELTAARIIVSGGRALGSSEKFHQVLEPLADKLGAALGASRAAVDAGYAPNDWQVGQTGKIVAPQLYVAVGISGAIQHLAGMKDSKVIVAINKDGEAPIFSVADYGLEADLFTAVPELVQAL, from the coding sequence ATGACCTCTTTAGTCATTGCAGAACACGACCACGCCAGCATCCGCCCGGCGACCCTGAACACCGTGACCGCTGCCAGCCAGTGCGGCGGCGAAGTGCATGTGCTGGTGGCCGGCAAGGATGCTGCCGCCGCAGCGCAAGCGGCCAGCCAGATTTCCGGCGTCACCAAAGTCATTCATGTCGAGGGCGAACACTTCGCCCACGGGCTGGCCGAGAACATGGCTGGTCAGGTGCTGGCCATAGCCAGCGCCTACAGCCACCTCCTGTTTCCGGCCACCGCGTCGGGCAAGAACATCGCCCCGCGCGTGGCCGCGCTGCTCGACGTGGCGCAGATCTCGGACATCACCAAGGTCGATAGCCTGGATACCTTCGAGCGCCCGATCTACGCGGGCAACGCGATTGCCATCGTGCAGAGCCTGGATGCCACCAAGGTCATCACCGTTCGCACGACCGGCTTTGATGCGGCCGCTGCCACCGGCGGCGCGGCAAGCATTGAAACCCTGAACGGCGTGGCCGACAGCGGCAAGTCCTCATTCCTCGGCTCGGAGATCGCCAAAAGCGACCGGCCCGAACTGACGGCGGCCAGGATCATCGTCTCGGGCGGTCGCGCGCTGGGCTCGAGCGAGAAGTTCCATCAAGTGCTGGAACCCCTGGCCGACAAGCTCGGCGCCGCCCTGGGCGCCTCCCGCGCGGCGGTCGATGCCGGTTACGCCCCGAACGACTGGCAGGTCGGCCAGACCGGCAAGATCGTCGCGCCCCAGCTGTACGTGGCCGTGGGCATTTCGGGCGCCATCCAGCACCTGGCCGGCATGAAGGACAGCAAAGTCATCGTGGCGATCAACAAGGACGGCGAAGCGCCGATCTTCAGCGTCGCCGACTACGGGCTGGAGGCCGATCTGTTCACGGCCGTGCCCGAGCTGGTGCAGGCCTTGTAG
- a CDS encoding electron transfer flavoprotein subunit beta/FixA family protein — MKILVPVKRVVDYNVKVRVKSDGSGVDIANVKMSMNPFDEIAIEEAVRLKEKGVATEVIAVSCGVLQCQETLRTAMAIGADRAILVETTEELQPLAVAKLLKALVDKEQPQLVILGKQAIDDDCNQTGQMLAALLGWGQATFASKVEVEGRLVKVTREVDGGLETLSLTLPAIITTDLRLNEPRYVTLPNIMKAKKKPLENVKPADLGVDVAPRIRTLKVSEPAKRSAGIRVSDVAVLVDKLRNEAKVI, encoded by the coding sequence ATGAAAATCCTGGTCCCCGTCAAGCGCGTCGTCGATTACAACGTCAAAGTCCGCGTCAAGAGCGACGGCAGCGGCGTCGATATCGCCAATGTCAAGATGAGCATGAATCCGTTCGACGAGATCGCCATCGAGGAAGCCGTGCGGCTCAAGGAAAAGGGCGTGGCGACGGAAGTCATCGCCGTGTCCTGCGGCGTGCTGCAGTGCCAGGAAACGCTGCGCACGGCCATGGCCATTGGCGCCGACCGCGCCATCCTGGTCGAGACGACAGAAGAGCTGCAGCCGCTGGCCGTGGCCAAGCTTTTGAAAGCCCTGGTCGACAAGGAGCAACCCCAGCTCGTCATCCTGGGCAAGCAGGCGATTGATGACGACTGCAACCAGACCGGCCAGATGCTCGCCGCGCTGCTGGGCTGGGGGCAAGCCACGTTTGCCTCCAAGGTCGAGGTCGAAGGCCGCCTGGTCAAGGTGACGCGCGAGGTCGATGGCGGGCTGGAAACGCTGTCGCTCACGCTGCCGGCGATCATCACGACCGACCTGCGGCTCAATGAGCCGCGCTACGTGACGCTGCCCAACATCATGAAGGCCAAGAAAAAGCCGCTGGAAAACGTCAAGCCCGCCGACCTGGGCGTCGATGTCGCCCCGCGCATCAGGACGCTCAAGGTCAGCGAGCCTGCAAAGCGCAGCGCCGGCATCCGGGTATCTGATGTGGCCGTGCTGGTGGACAAGCTCAGGAACGAAGCCAAAGTCATCTAA
- a CDS encoding 3-hydroxyacyl-CoA dehydrogenase family protein yields MTTSTYTIVKAGESRSFPASHAFVEQAAAQGASRVFIGQEAGSAFAAAGELGACPFVAIELGQECLGVHTAEARGHEGSNVVGFARFRLGRADPTALVELVRQPQTSDAAIAAARAAFEAAGLKVAVCADFPGRIVDRLIRPYLNAALRRLDEQLASAEDMDKTLCLGLGYPEGPISLLERTGLAEHHDVTLALYQALGQEAYAPARRAQVAKARTGR; encoded by the coding sequence ATGACTACTTCCACTTACACCATCGTAAAGGCGGGCGAGAGCCGCTCGTTCCCCGCATCCCACGCGTTCGTCGAGCAAGCTGCTGCCCAGGGCGCCTCGCGGGTCTTTATCGGCCAGGAGGCCGGCAGCGCTTTTGCCGCGGCCGGCGAACTCGGTGCCTGCCCGTTCGTCGCGATTGAGCTGGGCCAAGAGTGCCTGGGTGTGCACACCGCAGAAGCGCGTGGCCACGAAGGCTCCAACGTGGTCGGATTCGCCAGGTTTCGCCTGGGCCGCGCCGACCCTACGGCCCTGGTCGAACTGGTTCGCCAGCCGCAGACGAGTGATGCCGCCATCGCAGCTGCGCGCGCCGCCTTTGAAGCCGCAGGCCTGAAGGTGGCGGTCTGCGCAGACTTCCCCGGGCGCATCGTCGATCGCCTGATCCGCCCGTATCTCAATGCCGCTTTGCGGCGGCTGGACGAGCAACTCGCGAGCGCCGAGGACATGGACAAGACCTTGTGTCTGGGACTGGGCTATCCCGAGGGGCCGATCTCGCTGCTCGAGCGCACCGGGCTGGCCGAACACCATGACGTGACCCTGGCGCTTTACCAGGCGCTCGGACAAGAGGCTTATGCCCCGGCGCGGCGTGCGCAAGTGGCCAAGGCCCGCACAGGTCGTTGA
- a CDS encoding 3-hydroxyacyl-CoA dehydrogenase family protein: protein MSEIKTIGVCGAGTMGAGIAIVCARAGFRTRVFDLNQAALDRARGQTEAFLRKSVERGKLAADKLPEIMSQWSGSTDLADFADCDLVIEAVFESLPVKHDLFGKLDKICAPRTIFASNTSTISITEIAGGSGRPDRFVGMHFCLPAQLMKLVEMSPGLTTSEETFSRAWSVCEALGQKPVRTQDTPGFVLNYFLIPFNNDAIRLVEQGVAEPADIDLAIKTAMGYAMGPMELLDLVGMDTQKLLCEAMHGVTNEPRAACPPLVKRMIAAGWLGKKTGRGLLRYADSKMFGA, encoded by the coding sequence ATGAGTGAGATCAAGACCATCGGGGTGTGCGGCGCCGGCACCATGGGCGCCGGCATCGCCATCGTCTGCGCGCGCGCGGGCTTTCGCACGCGCGTGTTCGACCTGAACCAAGCGGCGCTGGACCGTGCGCGCGGCCAGACCGAAGCGTTCCTGCGCAAGAGCGTGGAGCGCGGCAAGTTAGCCGCCGACAAGCTGCCCGAGATCATGAGCCAGTGGAGCGGCTCCACGGACCTGGCCGACTTCGCCGATTGCGACCTGGTGATCGAAGCGGTGTTCGAAAGCCTGCCCGTCAAGCACGACCTGTTCGGCAAGCTGGACAAGATCTGCGCGCCGCGGACGATCTTTGCGAGCAACACGTCCACGATCAGCATCACGGAGATCGCCGGCGGCTCGGGCCGCCCCGACCGCTTCGTCGGCATGCACTTTTGCCTGCCCGCGCAGCTGATGAAGCTGGTGGAGATGTCGCCGGGCCTCACGACGAGCGAGGAAACCTTCTCGCGGGCCTGGTCGGTGTGCGAGGCGCTCGGCCAAAAGCCCGTGCGCACCCAGGACACGCCCGGCTTCGTGCTGAATTACTTCCTGATCCCGTTCAACAACGATGCGATCCGGCTGGTCGAGCAAGGCGTCGCCGAGCCGGCAGACATCGACCTGGCGATCAAGACGGCCATGGGCTACGCCATGGGCCCGATGGAGCTGCTCGACCTGGTCGGCATGGACACGCAAAAGCTGCTGTGCGAAGCGATGCACGGCGTCACGAACGAGCCGCGCGCGGCTTGTCCCCCTCTTGTGAAGCGCATGATCGCGGCCGGCTGGCTGGGCAAGAAGACTGGCCGCGGCCTGCTGCGTTACGCAGACAGCAAAATGTTCGGAGCATGA
- a CDS encoding acyl-CoA dehydrogenase family protein, translated as MNILQRLDSRIELDDEERMLLDSVRALCRDRIAPRAEHFDRTAEFPWEHVKAINEIGLNAMFIPEAYEGAQMSYTAYLACVRELSQACAATGIIWATNYHSMKPLIDWGTEEQKQRLLPRIAQGGLGALAITEPGAGSDATGMRTSFREEGDEIVINGGKTFITNGDVAELYLLFGKWEGILGAKESISVLVLEKGTPGLSVVRLEDKMGTRASSTATLAFDNCRVPRANLLGHPGDGLKILFASLNKSRPSVAAHALGIARGAFEDAVAYINERKQSGKRILEFQGIQFMVADLASEIALVESYLWQIGRLVDAGATDFGIEASLLKMRASDLAMRAATDAVQLLGGYGYCKDFRVERLMRDAKITQIWEGTNQVHRQLIGRSFLQR; from the coding sequence ATGAACATCCTGCAACGACTCGATTCCCGCATAGAACTGGACGACGAAGAGCGCATGCTGCTCGACAGCGTGCGCGCCCTGTGCCGTGACCGCATTGCGCCACGTGCCGAGCATTTCGACCGCACCGCCGAATTCCCCTGGGAGCACGTCAAGGCGATCAATGAAATCGGCCTGAACGCGATGTTCATCCCCGAGGCGTATGAAGGCGCCCAGATGTCGTACACCGCCTACCTGGCGTGCGTGCGGGAGCTCAGCCAGGCCTGCGCGGCCACCGGCATCATCTGGGCCACCAACTACCACAGCATGAAGCCCCTCATCGACTGGGGGACGGAGGAACAAAAGCAGCGCCTGCTGCCGCGGATCGCCCAAGGCGGCCTGGGCGCACTGGCCATCACCGAGCCGGGGGCGGGTTCGGACGCCACCGGCATGCGAACCTCGTTTCGCGAGGAGGGCGACGAGATCGTCATCAACGGCGGCAAGACCTTCATCACCAACGGCGACGTGGCCGAGCTGTACCTGCTGTTCGGCAAATGGGAAGGCATCTTGGGTGCCAAGGAAAGCATCTCGGTGCTGGTGCTCGAGAAGGGCACGCCGGGACTGTCGGTGGTGCGGCTCGAGGACAAGATGGGCACCCGGGCGTCGAGCACGGCGACCCTTGCCTTTGACAACTGCCGCGTGCCGCGCGCCAACCTGCTGGGCCATCCCGGCGACGGCCTGAAGATCCTGTTCGCCTCGCTGAACAAGTCCCGCCCCAGCGTCGCAGCGCACGCGCTCGGGATTGCGCGCGGCGCTTTCGAGGACGCCGTCGCCTACATCAACGAGCGCAAGCAATCGGGCAAGCGCATTCTGGAGTTCCAGGGCATCCAGTTCATGGTGGCTGACCTGGCTTCCGAGATCGCCCTGGTCGAGAGCTACCTGTGGCAGATCGGCAGGCTCGTCGACGCCGGTGCGACCGACTTCGGCATCGAAGCTTCGCTGCTCAAGATGCGCGCGAGCGATCTGGCCATGCGCGCTGCGACCGATGCGGTGCAGCTGCTCGGCGGCTATGGGTACTGCAAGGACTTTCGCGTGGAGCGGCTGATGCGCGACGCCAAGATCACGCAAATCTGGGAGGGGACCAACCAGGTCCACCGCCAGCTCATCGGCCGCAGTTTCCTGCAGCGCTGA
- a CDS encoding SDR family NAD(P)-dependent oxidoreductase translates to MTRNCIVVTGASKGIGAAIARALAEQGHHVACLSRSGGLPAGGGVAPEVAARWLACNADVTRPETLAVAFKGLVADGWKIVGLVNNAGMHIDAASADVSLEQWNQVMNTNATSVVTACQAAYPHLVAAGGGMIVNIGSFFDKLGVKRNLAYCASKAAVGAITRVLAAEWAGKGIRAINVAPGYIMTDLNGDVMEAGGPLRAYLDKRIPGREPGTAADVGELVAALYSPAGRFINGETIYIDGGQGIAH, encoded by the coding sequence ATGACACGAAACTGCATTGTGGTGACGGGTGCGAGCAAAGGCATCGGTGCTGCCATCGCGCGGGCGCTGGCCGAGCAAGGGCACCATGTGGCGTGCCTGTCGCGCTCCGGAGGGCTGCCTGCGGGCGGCGGCGTAGCTCCTGAAGTGGCTGCGCGCTGGCTGGCCTGCAACGCCGATGTCACCCGACCCGAGACGCTGGCTGTCGCGTTCAAGGGCTTGGTGGCCGACGGATGGAAGATCGTCGGACTGGTCAACAACGCGGGGATGCACATCGATGCGGCCTCGGCCGACGTCTCGCTGGAGCAGTGGAACCAGGTTATGAACACCAATGCCACCTCGGTCGTCACCGCCTGTCAGGCGGCCTATCCCCACCTGGTCGCCGCTGGCGGCGGGATGATCGTCAACATCGGCTCGTTCTTCGACAAGCTCGGCGTCAAGCGCAACCTGGCCTACTGCGCGAGCAAGGCGGCTGTGGGCGCCATCACGCGGGTGCTGGCGGCGGAGTGGGCCGGCAAGGGCATACGCGCCATCAACGTCGCGCCCGGCTACATCATGACCGACCTCAACGGCGACGTGATGGAGGCCGGCGGTCCCCTGCGCGCGTATCTGGACAAGCGCATTCCGGGCCGCGAGCCGGGCACGGCGGCCGACGTGGGCGAACTGGTGGCGGCCCTGTACTCGCCCGCTGGCCGCTTCATCAATGGTGAAACCATCTACATCGATGGTGGCCAAGGCATCGCACACTGA
- a CDS encoding enoyl-CoA hydratase/isomerase family protein, which translates to MIELQHDEEFAVLTIRRPSALNALSFELIGQIGQCIGQAGRSSARALIITGEGAKSFCAGADIKELQNRSLAAQREGAELGQAVFALLDRLPIPSIALVNGFAFGGGCELALACTLRLALPNAKFGLPEVKLGLIPGYGGTQRLPRLVGVGRALEMVMTGRTVGAEEALSMGLVNRIVQTPALDAAKAYAREFSGHGLRALQFAREAVQRSVDLPLSEGLRMEADLSTLAYRTRDAEEGMQAFVDKRKPDFKDE; encoded by the coding sequence ATGATTGAACTTCAACACGACGAGGAATTCGCTGTCCTCACCATCCGCAGGCCGTCGGCCTTGAACGCCCTGAGCTTCGAGCTGATCGGCCAGATCGGTCAGTGCATCGGTCAAGCGGGGCGCTCGTCCGCCCGCGCCTTGATCATCACCGGCGAAGGCGCAAAGTCTTTTTGCGCCGGCGCGGACATCAAGGAATTGCAAAACCGCAGCCTAGCAGCGCAGCGCGAAGGCGCCGAACTCGGCCAGGCGGTGTTTGCGCTGCTGGACCGGCTGCCGATTCCTTCGATCGCACTGGTCAATGGATTTGCATTCGGCGGCGGTTGCGAACTGGCGCTCGCTTGCACCTTGCGGCTGGCGCTGCCCAACGCCAAGTTCGGCCTGCCGGAGGTCAAGCTCGGACTCATCCCGGGCTACGGCGGCACGCAGCGCCTTCCGCGCCTCGTCGGCGTGGGCCGCGCCCTGGAAATGGTCATGACCGGGCGCACCGTCGGTGCCGAAGAAGCGCTGTCGATGGGCCTGGTCAACCGGATCGTGCAAACGCCCGCCCTGGACGCGGCCAAGGCGTACGCGCGTGAATTCTCCGGCCACGGGCTTCGCGCGCTCCAGTTCGCGCGGGAAGCGGTCCAGCGGTCGGTCGATCTGCCGCTCAGCGAAGGGCTCAGGATGGAGGCCGATCTGTCCACCCTGGCCTACCGAACCCGCGATGCCGAGGAGGGCATGCAGGCTTTCGTTGACAAACGCAAACCGGATTTTAAAGATGAGTGA
- a CDS encoding class I adenylate-forming enzyme family protein, with translation MSHLLTLHDPAAAREHYLSGVWQTDTLYSLARRHATERANAYAVRDSARRLTWSALVAWVDAVAADLHDAGLRPGDRVSIWLPNRLEAVVVLLACSRNGYVCNPSLHQNYTVDEVAALLSRIECRALFAQPGWGADAAAADIFARAAELGSMKRVYALPGLRTPDADMPPGTHPMPMPAQHPRAALPAPSTHADQIVYLAFTSGTTGTPKGVMHSDNTLLANGRAMVADWRQDHSTVLLTLSPMSHHIGTVALEQVLVAGCELVMHDPSAGALALDWIETTGATYVMGVPTHAMDLLHEVDKRGLTKLGKVRDFYMAGAPIPTETARRLLSLGAKPQNVYGMTECGSHQYTQPTDSVEVITGTCGKSCTGYEVRLWDQENADIQVKAGEIGEIGGRGGLLMLGYFSNQTATESSFNGSGWFLSGDLGRLDEAGNLQIVGRKKDLIIRGGHNIHPAHIEEYAHRHPSVKKAAAFGVPDERLGEKVCLAIISGDQPPTSDDVLQHLAREGLSRFDMPEYFAVLPEFPLTASGKILKRELAQWVRTGRLQIQPVRFRAA, from the coding sequence ATGTCTCACCTTCTCACCTTGCACGATCCGGCCGCCGCCAGGGAGCACTACCTGTCCGGCGTCTGGCAGACCGATACGCTGTACTCGCTGGCGCGCAGGCATGCGACGGAACGGGCTAACGCCTATGCGGTGCGCGACAGCGCCAGGCGGCTGACCTGGAGCGCGCTCGTCGCCTGGGTCGACGCCGTGGCTGCGGACCTGCACGATGCGGGCCTGCGCCCGGGCGACCGCGTGTCGATCTGGCTGCCCAACCGCCTCGAAGCCGTCGTCGTGCTGCTGGCCTGCTCGCGCAACGGGTATGTCTGCAACCCGTCGCTGCACCAGAACTACACGGTCGACGAAGTCGCAGCGCTGCTCTCGCGCATCGAATGCCGCGCGCTGTTCGCGCAGCCCGGCTGGGGGGCAGACGCCGCAGCGGCCGACATCTTCGCGCGTGCTGCCGAGCTCGGCTCCATGAAGCGGGTCTACGCGCTGCCCGGGCTGCGAACGCCCGATGCCGACATGCCGCCGGGCACGCACCCGATGCCGATGCCCGCGCAGCACCCGCGCGCCGCGCTGCCTGCGCCCAGCACGCATGCGGACCAGATCGTCTACCTGGCGTTCACCAGCGGCACGACCGGAACGCCCAAGGGCGTGATGCACAGCGACAACACGCTGCTGGCCAACGGCCGCGCAATGGTGGCGGACTGGCGCCAGGACCACAGCACGGTGCTGCTTACGCTCAGCCCGATGAGTCACCACATTGGCACGGTCGCGCTGGAGCAGGTGCTGGTGGCGGGCTGCGAACTGGTGATGCACGATCCTTCTGCGGGCGCCCTGGCGCTCGACTGGATCGAGACCACGGGCGCGACCTATGTCATGGGCGTGCCGACGCATGCCATGGACTTGTTGCATGAAGTGGACAAACGTGGGCTGACCAAGCTGGGCAAGGTTCGCGATTTCTATATGGCCGGCGCGCCGATCCCCACCGAAACGGCCCGGCGTCTGTTATCGCTGGGTGCGAAACCACAAAATGTTTACGGAATGACGGAGTGCGGCTCGCACCAGTACACCCAACCGACCGATTCCGTGGAAGTGATCACCGGCACCTGCGGCAAGTCATGCACGGGCTATGAAGTGCGCTTGTGGGACCAGGAAAACGCAGATATACAGGTCAAGGCCGGCGAGATCGGGGAGATCGGCGGTCGTGGCGGGCTCTTGATGCTGGGCTACTTCAGCAACCAGACAGCGACCGAATCCTCGTTCAACGGCAGCGGCTGGTTTCTCAGCGGCGACCTCGGGCGCTTGGACGAAGCGGGCAATCTGCAGATCGTCGGGCGCAAGAAGGATTTGATCATCCGCGGCGGGCACAACATTCATCCTGCGCACATTGAGGAGTACGCCCATCGGCATCCTTCTGTGAAAAAGGCCGCTGCCTTCGGCGTGCCCGATGAACGGCTGGGCGAGAAGGTGTGCCTGGCCATCATCAGTGGCGACCAGCCTCCGACCAGCGATGACGTCCTGCAGCACCTGGCGCGTGAAGGTCTGTCCAGGTTCGACATGCCCGAATACTTCGCGGTACTGCCTGAGTTTCCGCTGACTGCCAGTGGCAAGATTTTGAAACGCGAACTGGCGCAATGGGTGCGCACGGGTCGCCTGCAAATTCAACCGGTGCGCTTTCGCGCAGCTTAA
- a CDS encoding enoyl-CoA hydratase-related protein has translation MQYEEIIYSEDGPIATITLNRPDDGNMFTPKMCHEIRDCINEIRRETRTRVVVLTGAGDKFFCIGGRKEGMEDTQLYAGVLPTLEMYESLDKLQKPVIASVNGFAVGGGNVLQVVCDITIAKESAVFRQVGPMMGSFDAGYGTWYLEDLIGKKRAKEMWFRNPKLTAREAQEWGLINQVVPDAQLQEATRKMALEIADRGPFALAAIKGAFNARHGGVAGLSRVTHDLLLRGYLETEEHDELAKAFAERRSPDASRFGH, from the coding sequence ATGCAGTACGAAGAAATTATCTACAGCGAAGACGGCCCGATCGCCACCATCACGCTCAACCGGCCGGACGACGGCAACATGTTCACGCCCAAGATGTGTCACGAGATCCGCGACTGCATCAACGAGATTCGCCGCGAGACGCGCACGCGCGTGGTGGTGCTGACCGGTGCGGGCGACAAGTTCTTCTGCATCGGCGGGCGCAAGGAAGGGATGGAAGATACGCAGCTGTACGCGGGCGTGCTGCCGACGCTGGAGATGTACGAGAGCCTCGACAAGCTGCAAAAGCCGGTCATCGCGTCCGTGAACGGTTTCGCCGTGGGCGGCGGGAACGTGCTGCAAGTCGTCTGCGACATCACGATTGCCAAGGAAAGCGCGGTGTTTCGCCAGGTCGGCCCCATGATGGGCAGTTTCGATGCCGGCTACGGTACCTGGTATCTGGAAGACCTGATCGGCAAGAAGCGCGCCAAGGAAATGTGGTTTCGCAACCCCAAACTCACCGCACGCGAAGCACAGGAATGGGGACTGATCAATCAAGTGGTGCCCGATGCCCAATTGCAGGAGGCCACCCGGAAGATGGCGCTGGAGATCGCAGACCGTGGCCCGTTTGCCCTGGCCGCCATCAAGGGCGCCTTCAACGCCCGCCATGGCGGTGTCGCGGGCTTGTCGCGCGTGACCCATGATCTGCTGCTTCGCGGTTATCTGGAGACCGAGGAGCACGACGAACTCGCCAAGGCTTTTGCCGAGCGTCGCAGTCCCGACGCGTCGCGCTTCGGCCACTGA